One genomic region from Pseudoduganella dura encodes:
- a CDS encoding LysE family translocator — MTLYLSMAAFALASSISPGPVNIVALGAGAQHGLAASMRHVTGATIGFTVLLLLTGLGLYELMAGRPQLVDAIRWCGIAFLLYLAWRLAADDGELSFEAAARGPSLLAGAAMQWLNPKAWLAAVSGMGAFAASGDAILVWRFAAIYFVVCYLSIACWAWAGAVLRGYLSDPARMRLFNRAMALLLAASAAWLMLQ, encoded by the coding sequence ATGACCCTCTACCTGTCGATGGCCGCCTTTGCGCTGGCCTCATCCATTTCACCGGGCCCGGTCAACATCGTGGCGCTGGGTGCCGGCGCGCAGCATGGCCTGGCGGCCAGCATGCGCCATGTGACCGGCGCCACGATCGGGTTCACCGTCCTGCTGCTGCTCACGGGCCTGGGACTGTACGAGTTGATGGCCGGCCGGCCGCAACTGGTCGACGCGATCCGGTGGTGCGGCATCGCCTTCCTGTTGTACCTGGCGTGGCGGCTGGCCGCCGACGACGGCGAACTGTCGTTCGAGGCGGCCGCGCGAGGGCCGTCGCTGCTGGCCGGCGCGGCGATGCAGTGGCTGAACCCGAAGGCGTGGCTGGCCGCCGTGTCCGGCATGGGCGCGTTCGCGGCCAGCGGGGATGCCATCCTCGTCTGGCGCTTTGCCGCGATCTACTTCGTGGTCTGCTACCTGTCGATCGCTTGCTGGGCATGGGCCGGCGCGGTGCTGCGCGGGTATCTGTCGGATCCGGCACGCATGCGCCTGTTCAACCGCGCGATGGCCCTGCTGCTCGCGGCGAGCGCGGCCTGGCTGATGCTGCAATAG
- a CDS encoding AraC family transcriptional regulator: protein MSTPTFWRDDALPFLEARAIDDGRDICYVKHSHETFSIGPVTGGESVYQNGRAHERVRAGTVVLMNPGDVHACNPLGDEPWSYRMFHVDSRWLAGLQGDPEHGGGTPFQPYSAIASVSAGLYARLEGLYALCVDPAAGALEKQGSALDFFAYMHDTLQPASAVRQRPDHRVSRAAEYLRDNRTGAPTLGDICAAAELSPSYLIRAFKARYGMTPHAYLVDCRIQYCRERLRRGHAIADVALAAGFADQAHLQRAFKRHVAATPGQYRKRA, encoded by the coding sequence ATGAGCACACCGACATTCTGGCGCGACGATGCGCTCCCTTTCCTCGAAGCGCGGGCCATCGACGATGGGCGCGACATCTGCTATGTGAAACATTCGCACGAAACGTTTTCGATCGGCCCGGTCACCGGTGGCGAAAGCGTGTACCAGAATGGCCGCGCGCACGAGCGCGTGCGGGCCGGTACGGTAGTGCTGATGAACCCCGGCGATGTGCATGCCTGCAATCCGCTGGGCGACGAGCCATGGTCGTACCGGATGTTCCATGTGGACAGCCGCTGGCTGGCCGGGCTGCAGGGCGATCCGGAACATGGCGGTGGCACGCCGTTCCAGCCCTACTCCGCCATCGCGAGCGTGTCCGCCGGCCTGTACGCGCGGCTCGAAGGTCTGTATGCGCTGTGCGTGGACCCGGCCGCCGGGGCGCTGGAAAAACAGGGCAGCGCGCTGGACTTCTTCGCATACATGCACGATACGCTGCAGCCGGCGTCCGCCGTGCGGCAGCGTCCCGACCACCGGGTGTCGCGCGCCGCCGAGTACCTGCGCGACAACCGCACCGGCGCGCCGACACTCGGCGACATCTGCGCGGCCGCGGAGCTGTCGCCGTCCTACCTGATCCGCGCGTTCAAGGCGCGCTACGGCATGACGCCCCATGCCTACCTGGTCGATTGCCGTATCCAGTATTGCCGCGAGCGGCTGCGGCGCGGCCACGCCATCGCCGACGTGGCGCTGGCCGCCGGCTTCGCCGACCAGGCGCACCTGCAACGCGCCTTCAAGCGGCACGTGGCGGCCACGCCGGGGCAGTACAGGAAACGGGCCTGA
- a CDS encoding sensor histidine kinase: MTIQSTDLHQRLLALRDTVFQEWLNAVRTRVSHAQKLPTALLVDTLPVFYEHLCAVASGARYDYSQSTLASEHGGERARLTRYDVETVAHELQLFRAAMFKAWNDAGTALSADQTARLNSLIDEAIRESITGFVLTKATAREQFISAVAHDIRTQLSTASMAVDHIAQAGDMATVRKLAELASRQHGRIGAMLSEMLDMAMASPPAHDVPELQALDLCALLRDVIRCSVAASRRIAVPDSPVHGYWHRDSLRRAIDNLLANAVEYSDPGSPIDVVLRSYGGRVALSVTNAGPPIPPERLEAIFQLYKRTASKGEGGWEIGLPFVRSVAEQHAGSIAVECRNGRTTFILDTPLDPRPILAARYGM; this comes from the coding sequence ATGACCATACAGTCCACCGACCTGCACCAGCGCCTGCTGGCATTACGCGACACGGTGTTCCAGGAATGGCTCAACGCGGTGCGCACGCGCGTGTCCCACGCGCAGAAATTGCCGACAGCGCTGCTGGTGGACACGCTCCCGGTGTTCTACGAACACCTGTGCGCCGTGGCGTCCGGCGCGCGCTACGACTACAGCCAGTCGACGCTGGCTTCCGAGCACGGCGGCGAGCGCGCCAGGCTGACGCGCTACGACGTGGAAACGGTCGCGCACGAGCTGCAGCTGTTCCGTGCCGCCATGTTCAAGGCATGGAACGACGCCGGCACCGCCCTCTCCGCCGACCAGACCGCCCGGCTCAATTCGCTGATCGACGAGGCGATCCGCGAGTCGATCACCGGCTTCGTGCTGACCAAGGCCACCGCGCGCGAGCAGTTCATCTCCGCCGTGGCGCATGACATCCGCACGCAGCTGTCCACCGCGTCGATGGCGGTCGATCACATCGCCCAGGCCGGCGACATGGCGACGGTGCGCAAGCTGGCCGAACTGGCCTCGCGGCAGCACGGCCGCATCGGCGCGATGCTGTCGGAGATGCTGGACATGGCGATGGCCAGCCCGCCGGCGCACGACGTGCCGGAATTGCAGGCGCTCGACCTGTGCGCCCTGCTGCGCGATGTGATCCGCTGCTCGGTTGCCGCCTCGCGCCGGATCGCGGTGCCGGACAGCCCGGTGCACGGCTACTGGCATCGCGACTCGCTGCGCAGGGCGATCGACAACCTGCTGGCCAACGCCGTCGAATACAGCGACCCGGGATCGCCGATCGACGTCGTTCTGCGCTCGTACGGCGGCCGGGTAGCGCTGTCGGTCACCAATGCCGGACCGCCGATCCCGCCGGAACGGCTCGAAGCGATCTTCCAGCTGTACAAGCGCACGGCCTCGAAAGGCGAAGGTGGCTGGGAAATCGGCCTGCCCTTCGTGCGCAGCGTGGCGGAGCAGCATGCCGGCAGCATCGCCGTCGAATGCCGCAATGGCCGCACGACGTTCATCCTGGACACGCCGCTGGACCCGCGGCCGATCCTGGCGGCCCGTTACGGCATGTAG
- a CDS encoding ATPase domain-containing protein, with amino-acid sequence MDHAVTPPAPSPANPPAGVSAASSAAPSAGSRRAARKPARRISTGIPGLDDILCGGLTAERVYLVEGSPGSGKTTLGLQFLLDGVARGEPGLYVTLSETADELDAVAESHGWSIDAIDIFELASDEVLDPDAQQSVLHPAEVELGETTRGVMEHVDRARPVRVVFDSLSELRLLAQNPLRYRRQILALKQFFAARACTVLLLDDKTNQADQHLHSIAHGVISLEQIAQEFGKERRRVNILKLRGVKYRGGYHDYALETGGLRMFPRLVSAEHATFLTPVARSTGNAGLDELLGGGLVAGTNTLIVGPSGVGKTSVTVRCMLAALERGEKAAFYLFDEGMGTFFARSQSLGMDLHPYLDSGQLAVRHVDPAELSPGEFAQMLRDAVESDGVAFIVIDSLNAYMQAMPGEQYLTLQMHELLAYLNQKGVTTALVLGEHGTVGQEQRDVDLSYLSDSTVLLRFFEAGGKLRRAITVIKSRTADHAQTIHEMLLQSHGIEIGAPLLGFEGILTGLPSYRGDTKMMVSADNAAR; translated from the coding sequence ATGGATCACGCAGTCACTCCGCCAGCCCCTTCGCCAGCCAATCCGCCAGCCGGGGTATCAGCCGCGTCATCGGCCGCACCATCGGCCGGTTCGCGCCGTGCCGCGCGCAAGCCGGCACGGCGGATTTCCACCGGCATTCCCGGCCTGGACGACATCCTGTGCGGCGGCCTCACGGCCGAGCGCGTGTACCTGGTCGAAGGGTCGCCGGGCTCCGGCAAGACCACGCTCGGGCTGCAGTTCCTCCTCGATGGCGTGGCCAGGGGCGAGCCGGGCCTGTATGTGACGCTGTCCGAGACGGCCGACGAACTCGATGCGGTCGCCGAGAGCCACGGCTGGTCGATCGACGCGATCGATATCTTCGAACTGGCCAGCGACGAGGTGCTCGATCCCGACGCGCAGCAATCCGTGCTGCACCCGGCCGAGGTGGAACTGGGCGAGACCACGCGGGGCGTCATGGAGCACGTGGACCGGGCCAGGCCGGTGCGGGTGGTGTTCGACAGCCTGTCCGAACTGCGCCTGCTGGCACAGAATCCGTTGCGCTACCGGCGCCAGATCCTGGCGCTGAAGCAGTTCTTCGCGGCGCGCGCCTGCACCGTGCTGCTGCTGGACGACAAGACCAACCAGGCCGACCAGCACCTGCACAGCATCGCGCACGGCGTGATCAGCCTCGAGCAGATCGCCCAGGAATTCGGCAAGGAGCGCCGCCGCGTCAACATCCTGAAATTGCGGGGGGTGAAATACCGCGGCGGCTACCACGATTACGCGCTGGAAACGGGCGGCCTGCGCATGTTCCCGCGGCTGGTATCGGCGGAACATGCCACCTTTCTCACGCCCGTGGCGCGCTCCACCGGCAACGCCGGCCTGGACGAGCTGCTGGGCGGCGGCCTGGTGGCCGGCACCAACACGCTGATCGTCGGCCCTTCCGGCGTCGGCAAGACCAGCGTCACGGTGCGCTGCATGCTCGCCGCGCTGGAGCGCGGCGAAAAGGCGGCCTTCTACCTGTTCGACGAGGGCATGGGCACCTTCTTCGCCCGCAGCCAGTCGCTGGGCATGGACCTGCATCCGTATCTCGACAGCGGCCAGCTGGCGGTGCGGCACGTCGATCCCGCCGAGCTGTCGCCGGGCGAGTTCGCGCAGATGCTGCGCGACGCGGTGGAAAGCGACGGCGTGGCCTTCATCGTCATCGACAGCCTGAATGCCTACATGCAGGCAATGCCGGGCGAGCAGTACCTCACCTTGCAGATGCACGAGCTGCTGGCTTACCTGAACCAGAAAGGCGTGACCACCGCGCTGGTGCTCGGCGAGCACGGCACGGTGGGCCAGGAGCAGCGCGATGTCGATCTCAGCTACCTGAGCGATTCGACGGTGCTGCTGCGCTTCTTCGAGGCTGGCGGCAAGCTGCGCCGCGCCATCACGGTCATCAAGAGCCGCACCGCCGACCATGCGCAGACGATCCACGAAATGCTGCTGCAGAGCCACGGCATCGAGATCGGCGCCCCGCTGCTGGGCTTCGAGGGAATCCTCACGGGTTTGCCGAGCTACCGCGGCGACACCAAGATGATGGTGTCAGCGGACAATGCCGCGCGCTGA
- a CDS encoding ATP-binding protein, with product MPRADHREERVLVLAPRGRDADVIAGVVGRHAVPCETMASFRELTEAVMAGAAAAVVADEALHGADMAPLHAWLAAQEPWSDFPIIVLLSRRIGPGAAASKTLLEALGNVILLERPLSAEALGSTIGSALRARHRQYQARAVLADRQAVSDQLAALNATLESRVEERTRALAQANDRLTAEVIEREKAQQAMVQAQKMESLGRLTGGVAHDFNNLLNVVQGSMELILATTADAAVRRRAETAKAACERGGKLTAQLLAFARNQTLDLRPLRVEPLFESVLQMARPLLGDAFEIVVGVGPHVAGVLADASQMEMALLNLAINARDAMPEGGRIVLRASTPRVPAGLLPEGDYVRIAVSDNGPGMSADVAARVFEPFFTTKAVGKGTGLGLSQVYGMARQSGGLARIESLPGQGTTVEIWLPAARAEDVQDAADPDEEQPLSGLKALIVEDDDFVRACMTDALVTLGCEVAQAADGTTGFDTLLQARPDLLVTDYLMPGMTGAELAGRARERFPGLPVIVATGYADMDAIRHAVGDVTILRKPFRIAELGAAVRKALRAAVATTARTPAGT from the coding sequence ATGCCGCGCGCTGACCACCGCGAGGAACGCGTCCTGGTCCTGGCCCCCCGGGGCCGGGATGCGGACGTCATCGCCGGGGTGGTCGGGCGTCACGCGGTGCCGTGCGAAACGATGGCGAGTTTCCGCGAACTGACCGAAGCGGTCATGGCCGGCGCGGCCGCGGCCGTGGTGGCCGACGAGGCGCTGCACGGTGCGGACATGGCACCGCTGCACGCCTGGCTGGCGGCACAGGAACCGTGGTCGGACTTTCCCATCATCGTGCTGCTTTCGCGCCGCATCGGACCGGGCGCCGCGGCGTCGAAGACGCTGCTCGAGGCGCTGGGCAACGTGATCCTGCTGGAGCGGCCGCTGAGTGCGGAAGCGCTGGGCAGCACGATCGGTTCCGCGCTGCGCGCCCGGCACCGGCAATACCAGGCGCGCGCCGTGCTGGCCGACCGCCAGGCGGTATCGGACCAGCTGGCCGCGCTCAATGCCACCCTCGAATCGCGCGTGGAGGAGCGCACACGCGCGCTGGCGCAGGCGAACGACCGGCTGACCGCCGAGGTGATCGAGCGGGAGAAGGCCCAGCAGGCCATGGTGCAGGCCCAGAAGATGGAGTCGCTCGGCCGGCTCACCGGCGGCGTGGCGCACGATTTCAACAACCTGCTCAACGTGGTACAGGGCAGCATGGAACTGATCCTGGCGACGACGGCCGACGCGGCGGTGCGGCGCCGGGCCGAAACCGCCAAGGCCGCGTGCGAGCGGGGCGGCAAGCTCACGGCGCAGCTTCTGGCGTTCGCGCGCAACCAGACGCTCGACCTGCGCCCGCTGCGCGTCGAACCGCTGTTCGAGTCGGTGCTGCAGATGGCGCGGCCGTTGCTGGGCGATGCGTTCGAGATCGTCGTCGGCGTGGGACCGCACGTGGCGGGCGTGCTGGCCGACGCCAGCCAGATGGAAATGGCGCTGCTGAACCTGGCGATCAACGCGCGCGATGCGATGCCGGAGGGCGGGCGCATCGTGCTGCGCGCCTCCACGCCGCGCGTGCCGGCCGGGCTGCTGCCGGAGGGCGATTACGTGCGCATCGCCGTGTCGGACAACGGCCCCGGCATGAGCGCCGACGTGGCGGCCCGCGTGTTCGAACCGTTCTTCACCACCAAGGCCGTCGGCAAGGGCACGGGCCTGGGCCTGTCGCAGGTGTATGGCATGGCCCGCCAGTCGGGCGGGCTGGCCCGTATCGAGAGCCTGCCGGGGCAGGGCACCACGGTGGAAATCTGGCTGCCGGCCGCCCGCGCCGAGGATGTGCAGGATGCCGCAGACCCCGACGAGGAACAGCCGCTCTCCGGCCTCAAGGCGCTGATCGTCGAGGACGACGATTTCGTGCGCGCCTGCATGACCGACGCGCTCGTCACGCTGGGCTGCGAGGTGGCGCAGGCCGCCGATGGCACCACGGGGTTCGACACGCTGCTGCAGGCGCGGCCCGACCTGCTGGTGACGGATTACCTGATGCCCGGCATGACCGGCGCGGAACTGGCGGGGCGGGCGCGGGAGAGATTCCCGGGCCTGCCGGTCATCGTGGCGACCGGCTACGCGGACATGGATGCGATCCGCCACGCGGTGGGCGACGTGACGATCCTGCGCAAGCCGTTCCGGATCGCCGAGCTGGGCGCCGCGGTGCGCAAGGCGCTGCGCGCCGCGGTCGCGACCACGGCGCGCACGCCGGCTGGCACGTGA
- a CDS encoding class I SAM-dependent methyltransferase: MSDWSAGYVSDIGYTYGVYPELNPLRVRLAFLNAGLVFPDNACSCELGFGQGVSVNVHAAASGSEWHGTDFNPAQAGFARELAAASGANAHLTDESFHRFCARADLPDFDFICLHGVWSWISDDNRRVLVDFIGRKLKVGGVLYVSYNTQPGWAALAPVRELMTRHYASMTVPSAGTGERIGQSLDFAGRLLATNPGFVQANPMVPARMELLKAADRSYLAHEYFNRDWHPMSFPMLAEWLEPAKVDFACPATYVEHIDTVLVTPEQAQFLKTVGDPALKQLAFDFMINQQFRRDYWVRGARRLGTLERARLLREQRVVLVISPDDVVYTVKAGQIEVGLNEAKHRPVIEALADHRPHTIGELETACAGAGLTAFQTLQAVFLLAGTQQVQPAQDAAPAEGAKAACFRLNEHLIGLAEHGGDISYLASPVTGGGIPVPRIHQLFLLGLMRGHRSIGELVAFVMALAGRQNVRLHQGDQPAPPGEQAALLERHATDFLQRRMAVLQALAVIP, from the coding sequence ATGTCCGACTGGTCCGCAGGCTACGTGTCCGATATCGGCTACACCTATGGGGTGTACCCGGAACTGAACCCGCTGCGGGTGCGCCTCGCCTTCCTGAACGCGGGGCTGGTCTTCCCGGACAACGCCTGCTCCTGCGAGCTCGGCTTCGGCCAGGGTGTCAGCGTGAACGTGCACGCGGCCGCCTCGGGCAGCGAATGGCACGGCACCGATTTCAACCCCGCGCAGGCCGGCTTTGCCCGCGAACTGGCCGCCGCTTCCGGCGCGAACGCGCACCTCACCGACGAATCGTTCCACCGGTTCTGCGCCCGCGCCGACCTGCCGGACTTCGATTTCATCTGCCTGCACGGCGTGTGGAGCTGGATCTCGGACGACAACCGCCGCGTGCTGGTGGATTTCATCGGCCGCAAGCTGAAGGTGGGCGGCGTGCTGTACGTGAGCTACAACACGCAGCCCGGCTGGGCGGCGCTGGCGCCGGTGCGCGAACTGATGACGCGCCACTATGCATCGATGACGGTGCCCAGCGCGGGTACCGGCGAGCGGATCGGCCAGTCGCTCGATTTCGCCGGCCGCCTGCTGGCCACCAATCCCGGCTTCGTTCAGGCGAACCCGATGGTGCCGGCGCGCATGGAGCTGCTGAAGGCGGCGGACAGGTCGTATCTCGCGCATGAATACTTCAACCGCGACTGGCATCCGATGTCGTTCCCGATGCTGGCCGAATGGCTCGAACCGGCCAAGGTGGACTTTGCCTGCCCGGCCACGTATGTCGAGCATATCGACACCGTGCTCGTCACGCCCGAACAGGCGCAATTCCTGAAGACGGTCGGCGACCCGGCACTGAAGCAGCTCGCGTTCGATTTCATGATCAACCAGCAGTTCCGGCGCGATTACTGGGTGCGCGGCGCGCGCAGGCTCGGCACGCTGGAACGCGCGCGGTTGCTGCGCGAGCAGCGCGTGGTGCTGGTGATTTCGCCGGACGACGTGGTGTACACCGTCAAGGCCGGGCAGATCGAAGTGGGCCTGAACGAAGCCAAGCACCGCCCGGTGATCGAGGCGCTGGCCGATCACCGGCCGCACACGATCGGCGAGCTGGAAACCGCCTGCGCGGGTGCGGGCCTGACCGCGTTCCAGACGCTGCAGGCGGTGTTCCTGCTGGCCGGTACGCAGCAGGTACAGCCGGCGCAGGACGCGGCACCGGCCGAGGGCGCGAAGGCGGCCTGCTTCCGGCTCAACGAGCACCTGATCGGCCTGGCCGAACACGGCGGCGACATCAGCTACCTGGCATCCCCCGTGACGGGCGGCGGCATTCCGGTGCCGCGCATCCACCAGCTGTTCCTGCTGGGCCTGATGCGGGGCCACCGCAGCATCGGCGAGCTGGTCGCTTTCGTGATGGCGCTGGCCGGCCGGCAGAATGTGCGCCTCCACCAGGGCGACCAGCCGGCGCCGCCCGGCGAGCAGGCCGCGCTGCTGGAACGGCACGCCACCGACTTCCTGCAGCGCAGGATGGCCGTGCTGCAGGCGCTGGCGGTGATCCCTTAG
- a CDS encoding phosphoethanolamine transferase: MPIAVSVYTVAVFNMAFWNRFFAATEGLGWLAAPLRIGAALALSLAFAGPLHLFNFRPVLKPLSIALLVATSVVSHFTNHYGVGIDWAMVQNMAETDVAEAGELLTFRLAASVAVFGILPAYLIGRLDIRFPPLRRQLPRNLIAAGISLALAIALVLVMFRALAPVVRENRDLRFLLAPTNYIHAVNGYLKRRWAIPVVVSPFGVDARRNRSWGAGTRRTVTVIVLGETARAANFSLNGYGRDTNPRLARQQRLINFPHMESCGTATAVSVPCVFSGLGREHYTAEKARSREGLLDVLQYAGFEVLWRNNNSGCKGVCDRVTYEDVSRTGTVSQHCDADGCHDGRLLEGLGERILGSKRDMVIVLHQQGSHGPAYWKRYPRRFGQFGPICDTGSLSTCSREAIVATYDNTILYTDFFLSATIDLLKNLDARHGIDTAFMYFSDHGESLGEDNIYLHGAPFAISPKEQRQVPFMLWLSDGFSERFALDEACLRQRTRHALTHDFIFHSTLGMLAVDTSVRDRDLDIFASCKPAPAHMPA, encoded by the coding sequence ATGCCGATCGCGGTATCGGTGTACACGGTCGCCGTATTCAACATGGCGTTCTGGAACCGCTTCTTCGCGGCCACCGAAGGCCTCGGGTGGCTGGCGGCGCCGCTCCGGATCGGTGCCGCGCTGGCGTTGTCGCTGGCGTTCGCCGGCCCGCTGCACCTGTTCAATTTCAGGCCGGTGCTGAAGCCGCTGTCGATCGCATTGCTCGTCGCGACCAGCGTCGTGAGCCACTTTACGAACCACTATGGCGTCGGTATCGATTGGGCGATGGTGCAGAACATGGCCGAAACCGACGTCGCCGAAGCCGGCGAACTGCTGACGTTCAGGCTGGCCGCAAGCGTCGCCGTGTTCGGTATCCTCCCCGCGTACCTGATCGGTCGCCTCGACATTCGCTTCCCGCCGTTGCGGCGCCAGCTGCCGCGCAACCTGATCGCCGCCGGCATATCGCTGGCGCTGGCCATCGCCCTGGTGCTGGTCATGTTCAGAGCGCTGGCGCCGGTCGTGCGTGAAAACAGGGACCTGCGGTTCCTGCTGGCGCCCACCAACTATATCCACGCCGTCAATGGCTACCTGAAACGCAGGTGGGCCATACCCGTCGTCGTCTCGCCCTTCGGCGTCGATGCACGCAGGAACCGGTCCTGGGGCGCGGGCACGAGGCGCACGGTGACGGTCATTGTCCTCGGCGAAACCGCGCGTGCCGCCAATTTCTCGCTCAACGGCTACGGGCGCGACACCAATCCCAGGCTGGCCAGGCAGCAGCGGCTGATCAACTTCCCGCACATGGAATCGTGCGGGACCGCGACCGCCGTCTCGGTACCGTGCGTGTTTTCGGGTCTCGGACGGGAACACTACACGGCGGAAAAAGCCAGGTCGCGCGAAGGTCTCCTCGATGTGCTGCAATACGCGGGCTTCGAAGTCCTGTGGCGCAACAACAATTCCGGCTGCAAGGGCGTCTGCGACAGGGTGACCTACGAGGACGTCTCGCGCACGGGCACGGTGTCGCAACACTGCGATGCCGACGGATGCCACGACGGCCGCCTGCTGGAAGGCCTGGGCGAGCGGATCCTCGGCTCGAAACGCGACATGGTGATCGTGCTGCACCAGCAAGGCAGCCACGGCCCCGCCTACTGGAAGCGCTATCCGCGCCGTTTCGGACAATTCGGCCCGATCTGCGACACCGGCTCGCTGTCGACATGCAGCCGCGAAGCGATCGTGGCAACCTACGACAACACCATCCTGTACACCGATTTTTTCCTGAGCGCGACCATCGACCTGCTGAAGAACCTGGACGCGCGGCACGGCATCGATACCGCGTTCATGTACTTTTCGGACCATGGCGAGTCGCTCGGGGAAGACAACATCTACCTGCACGGCGCACCCTTCGCGATTTCTCCGAAAGAACAGCGCCAGGTGCCTTTCATGCTCTGGCTGTCCGATGGTTTCAGCGAGCGGTTTGCACTGGACGAGGCTTGCCTGCGCCAGCGCACGCGGCACGCCCTGACCCATGACTTCATTTTCCACTCGACGCTGGGAATGCTCGCGGTCGACACCAGCGTGCGCGACCGCGACCTGGACATTTTTGCATCGTGCAAACCGGCGCCTGCGCACATGCCGGCCTGA
- a CDS encoding sensor histidine kinase, with the protein MTERAPRGSGRRTPGLRRKIAMLFLLFGLVLGAGLTIQGNLSQQLIVHPIWRDLLQSSTNQYLADGDSRPAGHHLPTSGLVRGWNLRGTTLPGDMPPYFASLEPGYYDEHDMDAYDSDRSHAVLVTPAGDGRIVMAVDITELEDYQNMTAMVSVLIAILSGLMILCSVLWLYHSMNQPIQSLARRMEGLDPEQPSQRLQTDFALRELHDIAVLVNRHLERVERFIERERSLLDQASHEFRTPIAVIAGAVDVLKLYELPPGARRPLERIESTTRNLTEIMAALLFLSREAEARAPVEAIRLDSLAAVLVDDHEHLLQGAQASFVVAELQPLWVECPEAIARIVVGNLLRNAAENSHEGAITVTLADHCLSIQDNGAGFDTVAAARRYTQALRDSTKQGGGQGLGLFLTRRICERFGWTLTISSNPGSGTLAELRFPPARR; encoded by the coding sequence ATGACTGAGCGCGCGCCGCGCGGGAGCGGCCGGCGCACACCCGGCCTGCGCCGCAAGATCGCCATGCTGTTCCTGCTGTTCGGCCTGGTACTGGGCGCCGGACTGACCATCCAGGGAAACCTGAGCCAGCAGCTGATCGTCCATCCGATCTGGCGCGATCTCCTGCAGTCCAGCACCAACCAGTACCTGGCCGACGGCGACTCGCGTCCCGCCGGGCACCATCTCCCCACCAGCGGACTGGTGCGGGGCTGGAACCTGCGCGGCACGACGCTGCCGGGCGATATGCCGCCCTACTTCGCCAGTCTCGAACCCGGTTATTACGACGAGCACGACATGGACGCCTACGACAGCGACCGCAGCCATGCGGTCCTTGTCACGCCCGCCGGCGACGGGCGCATCGTCATGGCCGTCGACATCACCGAGCTGGAGGACTATCAGAACATGACGGCGATGGTCAGCGTCCTGATCGCGATACTGAGCGGCCTGATGATCCTGTGCTCCGTCCTGTGGCTTTACCACAGCATGAACCAGCCGATCCAGTCGCTGGCGCGACGGATGGAGGGGCTCGATCCGGAGCAGCCATCCCAGCGGCTGCAAACCGATTTCGCGCTGCGCGAGCTGCACGATATCGCCGTCCTGGTCAATCGCCACCTCGAGCGCGTGGAACGCTTCATCGAACGCGAGCGCAGCCTGCTGGATCAGGCGAGCCACGAATTCCGCACCCCGATCGCGGTCATCGCCGGCGCCGTCGATGTGCTGAAGCTGTACGAGCTGCCGCCCGGTGCCCGGCGTCCCCTGGAACGGATCGAGTCCACCACGAGGAACCTGACCGAGATCATGGCGGCGCTGCTCTTCCTGTCGCGCGAAGCGGAGGCCAGGGCGCCGGTCGAGGCAATCCGCCTGGACTCGCTTGCCGCGGTTCTCGTCGATGACCACGAACACCTGCTACAAGGCGCGCAGGCGAGCTTCGTCGTCGCGGAGCTGCAGCCGCTATGGGTGGAATGTCCCGAAGCGATCGCCCGCATCGTGGTCGGCAACCTGCTGCGCAACGCGGCGGAGAACAGCCACGAAGGCGCCATCACAGTCACGCTGGCCGACCACTGCCTGAGCATCCAGGACAATGGCGCCGGCTTCGACACGGTCGCGGCCGCGCGCCGCTATACGCAGGCCTTGCGCGATTCGACGAAACAGGGCGGCGGCCAGGGCCTGGGGCTGTTCCTGACGCGCCGTATCTGCGAGCGCTTCGGATGGACTCTCACGATATCGTCCAATCCCGGCAGCGGCACCCTCGCCGAGCTGCGGTTCCCACCCGCCCGCCGCTGA